The sequence GAATATTGATCCTGTCTATCTCCTCTGCATCAATACTGGCAACGGACCAGGCCAGAGCGTTCGACTCAATTACCTCTTTCAAAATCATTCGCTGTTTTGCCCCTACTTGCTTACTGTCGTTTAATAATGGGTGTTTAAAATAAGGGGATAATATAACAGCAGCAGCAAATACGGGTCCGGCATAGCAGCCTCTTCCGGCTTCATCACATCCGGCCTCTATCTGGTTTTCCTTATAAAATGCAGGTAACATTTGGTAAAACTAGGTAAACATGCATCAATTTCGAAGTTTGAGTGTTATACCTTTGCACAAAAGAAAGAAAGCATGAGTTTATCTGCAGCGAAAGAAAATAAATCGGTAGCTACCTGGCTACTGATTGGCGTGGGAATGACGATTATTCAAATTGCCTTGGGAGGAATTACCCGACTAACCGGCAGTGGGTTATCCATTACAGAATGGGATGTGATTACCGGAGCCTTGCCCCCTTTAAATGAAGCAGCCTGGTTGGCAGAATTTGACAAATACAAACAAACGCCTCAGTTCCAATTGCTGAATTTTGATTTTCAGTTGTCTGATTTTAAATTTATTTTTTTCTGGGAATGGTTTCATCGTTTATGGGCCAGATTAATTGGATTGGTATTTGCATTTGGATTTATCTGGTTCATTGTAAAGAAGTCATTCAAAAAAGAAATGATTGGTTCCTTACTGGTTTTATTTTTCCTGGGTGCATTACAAGGATTGGTTGGATGGATCATGGTCGCCAGCGGATTAACAGGTGATGCTGTCTACGTAAAACCCACCCGTTTGGCATTGCATTTTATTCTGGCACTGGGATTATTAAGTTATACTTACTGGTTTGCACTTAAACTAATGATTCCAAAAGATCAGATTGTTGCAGATAAAAAAACAAGGAATATCAATATTGTTTTAGTTGGCTTATTAGTTGTACAGTTGATTTACGGGGCATTGATGGCTGGTCATAAAGCAGCTAATGCAGCAGCAACCTGGCCCACCATAAATGGAACTTG is a genomic window of Sediminibacterium sp. TEGAF015 containing:
- a CDS encoding COX15/CtaA family protein → MSLSAAKENKSVATWLLIGVGMTIIQIALGGITRLTGSGLSITEWDVITGALPPLNEAAWLAEFDKYKQTPQFQLLNFDFQLSDFKFIFFWEWFHRLWARLIGLVFAFGFIWFIVKKSFKKEMIGSLLVLFFLGALQGLVGWIMVASGLTGDAVYVKPTRLALHFILALGLLSYTYWFALKLMIPKDQIVADKKTRNINIVLVGLLVVQLIYGALMAGHKAANAAATWPTINGTWIPDTMFTHQPFLLNFIDNTILIHFIHRGLAYLILVLVIYWSLKLLKLSATPTLRKAAKYPLILVLVQVILGIASVLTSSSIVPGTWGGFEWMAQLHQLTGMLLLLSLVTILFLVRPKIC